In a genomic window of Verrucomicrobiota bacterium:
- the nuoE gene encoding NADH-quinone oxidoreductase subunit NuoE: MATEAALKTDIDLAPAEALIAAYMDNREATIALLQDVQKHYGYLPRPVLELISERLNLPHTQLFALATFYRAFSLKPRGRHLINVCTGTTCHVRGAPMLLEAIERECKCKAGGTTADGRFTIETVNCVGACALAPVIVIDEEAHGRLTQAKLKKVLDQYK, translated from the coding sequence ATGGCAACGGAAGCCGCTCTGAAGACGGACATTGATCTGGCGCCGGCCGAGGCGCTCATTGCCGCGTACATGGACAACCGTGAGGCGACCATTGCCTTGCTCCAGGACGTCCAGAAGCACTACGGCTACCTGCCTCGCCCGGTGCTCGAGCTGATCTCCGAGCGCCTGAACCTGCCGCACACGCAACTCTTCGCGCTCGCGACGTTCTACCGGGCGTTCAGCCTCAAGCCGCGCGGCCGCCACCTGATCAACGTCTGCACAGGCACGACGTGCCACGTACGCGGCGCCCCGATGTTGCTCGAGGCCATTGAGCGCGAGTGCAAATGCAAGGCCGGCGGGACGACGGCCGACGGCCGGTTTACGATCGAGACGGTGAACTGCGTTGGCGCCTGCGCTTTGGCCCCTGTCATCGTCATTGACGAGGAGGCGCACGGCCGCCTGACCCAGGCCAAGCTCAAGAAGGTGCTCGACCAGTACAAGTAG
- a CDS encoding 4Fe-4S binding protein produces the protein MPDETVTLTIDGNKIEVEPGIYVLEAAQRLGIWIPTLCNYKGLTPYGACRLCTVEATKGSRTRLVTSCNYPVSDGLVVRTDTERVRTARRILVELLCARHGKVGIVKELAANVGVTKPRFGEGDEACILCGLCVRACAEMARAYAIGFSQRGTEKIVTTPFDEPSEVCINCGACAKVCPTGAIYIEGAEEIRHDELMLGPDAAISVPTMQAVPNVPALDATRCLHFQRDGCGICAPNCPANAIDYSMQDEEIEVECGTMVVATGFQTFDPSPMEQYGYGRFPNVITSLEFERLSNAAGPTGGEIVLRNGERPKSVAILHCIGSRDEHYHKYCSRVCCMYSLKFAHLVREKVGARVYELYIDMRSFGKGYEEFYDRLLQEGALFIRGKGAEVTDFAMRPEEEGKLIVKCEDTLAGVQRRLPVDMVILSVALEARSDSKQVERLFKLCASEDGFFLERHPKLAPVETTSDGVFLAGCCQSPKDIPDTVAQGSAAAAQALSLILRGETTLSGAHAEINPELCSGCRICNELCPYNAITYDAEKKVSEVNASLCKACGTCVAACPSGAIKGKHFTKQQILAELEGVLAK, from the coding sequence ATGCCTGACGAGACGGTCACATTGACGATCGACGGCAACAAGATCGAGGTCGAGCCGGGCATCTACGTGCTCGAAGCCGCCCAACGGCTCGGCATCTGGATTCCGACGCTATGCAACTACAAGGGCCTGACACCGTACGGCGCCTGCCGGCTCTGCACGGTCGAGGCGACGAAGGGATCGCGCACTCGCCTTGTCACCTCGTGCAACTACCCGGTGAGCGACGGCCTTGTCGTGCGCACCGACACCGAGCGTGTGCGCACGGCGCGGCGCATCCTCGTCGAGCTGCTCTGTGCGCGCCACGGCAAGGTGGGGATCGTCAAAGAGCTTGCCGCCAACGTCGGTGTGACCAAGCCGCGCTTCGGCGAGGGCGACGAGGCGTGTATCCTGTGCGGCCTGTGCGTCCGCGCGTGTGCCGAAATGGCGCGCGCCTACGCGATCGGGTTCTCGCAGCGCGGTACGGAGAAGATCGTTACCACGCCGTTTGACGAGCCGAGCGAGGTGTGCATCAACTGCGGTGCCTGCGCCAAGGTCTGCCCGACGGGCGCGATCTATATCGAGGGCGCCGAGGAGATCCGTCACGACGAGCTCATGCTCGGCCCCGACGCGGCGATCTCGGTGCCGACGATGCAGGCGGTGCCCAACGTGCCCGCGCTCGACGCGACACGCTGCCTTCACTTCCAGCGCGACGGGTGCGGCATCTGCGCGCCCAACTGCCCGGCGAACGCGATCGACTACTCGATGCAGGACGAGGAGATCGAGGTTGAGTGCGGCACGATGGTCGTCGCCACCGGCTTCCAGACCTTCGACCCCAGTCCGATGGAGCAGTACGGCTACGGCCGCTTCCCGAACGTGATCACGTCGCTCGAGTTCGAGCGGCTCTCGAACGCGGCGGGCCCGACGGGCGGCGAGATTGTGCTGCGCAACGGCGAGCGGCCGAAGTCGGTTGCCATCCTGCACTGCATCGGCAGCCGCGACGAGCACTACCACAAGTACTGCTCGCGGGTGTGCTGCATGTACTCGCTCAAGTTCGCCCACCTCGTGCGCGAGAAGGTCGGCGCTCGGGTCTACGAGCTCTACATCGACATGCGCAGCTTCGGCAAAGGCTACGAGGAGTTCTACGACCGGCTGCTCCAGGAGGGGGCGCTGTTCATCCGGGGCAAAGGCGCCGAGGTGACCGACTTCGCCATGCGGCCCGAGGAGGAAGGCAAGCTCATCGTCAAGTGCGAGGATACGCTCGCCGGCGTGCAGCGCCGCCTCCCGGTCGACATGGTGATCCTGTCGGTGGCGCTCGAGGCGCGTAGCGACTCGAAGCAGGTCGAGCGCCTCTTCAAGTTGTGCGCGAGCGAGGACGGCTTCTTCCTTGAGCGGCATCCGAAGCTCGCGCCCGTCGAGACGACGAGCGACGGCGTGTTCCTTGCGGGCTGTTGCCAAAGCCCGAAGGACATCCCGGACACCGTGGCCCAGGGCAGCGCGGCGGCGGCGCAGGCCTTGAGCCTCATCCTGCGCGGCGAAACCACGTTGAGCGGCGCGCATGCCGAGATCAACCCCGAGCTGTGCAGCGGCTGCCGCATCTGCAACGAGCTGTGCCCGTACAACGCCATCACGTATGACGCCGAGAAGAAGGTGAGCGAGGTCAATGCGAGCCTGTGCAAGGCGTGCGGGACGTGCGTGGCGGCGTGTCCGAGCGGGGCGATCAAGGGCAAGCACTTCACGAAGCAGCAGATCCTTGCCGAGCTGGAAGGAGTGTTGGCGAAATGA
- a CDS encoding 4Fe-4S binding protein: MKLKGLADLDEVKREGLRLLYPDRVKIIVGTATCGMAAGAGKVVETFRRVIDELKLEAIVEETGCIGMCQKEPIVTVYRPGQTKLVYHSMTPKKAEELARQLAEGNPGTQNALGQIFREKALLSGEERVLGKNGGSAPLSEAPDLDEIPFYRKQLKIALRNCGYIDPNDIRHSIARGGYYTLYKVLTEWKPDAVVEEITKSGLRGRGGGGFPTGRKWRSCRDAKGQHHYIICNADEGDPGAFMDRSLLEGDPHSMLEGMIIGAFGIGGDEGYIYVRNEYPQAIRKLTRALEQCHEYGLLGDNIFGTEFSFDITINRGGGAFVCGESTALMASLEGQVGEPRAKYIHTVEHGLRDQPSCLNNVETWANVPAVMGKGADWFTSIGTGGSKGTKVFSLVGTIRTTGLIEVPMGISIREVLEDIGGGVREGHRFKAVQTGGPSGGTILVDERGATVRTEPATGAYTVGIMPESLLDLPIDFDSLTEAGSMMGSGGLIVMDETSCMVDVARYFLRFLAEESCGKCLPCREGLRQMVNILDRICEGKGEHGDIELLEELGNVVMDTSLCALGGTAANPPLSTIRYFRDEYEAHIYDKNCPAGVCKALIAYGVNAEACTGCGLCLKACPTDAVFTRKPKAGESTPKLREGRDLHDISQDKCIKCGACFEACTFDAVVKE, encoded by the coding sequence ATGAAACTCAAGGGCCTAGCGGACCTCGACGAAGTCAAGCGAGAGGGCCTCCGCCTGCTCTATCCGGACCGGGTCAAGATTATCGTCGGCACGGCCACGTGCGGCATGGCCGCCGGCGCGGGCAAGGTTGTCGAGACGTTCCGGCGCGTGATCGACGAGCTGAAGCTCGAGGCGATCGTCGAGGAGACCGGGTGCATCGGCATGTGTCAGAAGGAGCCGATCGTCACCGTCTACCGGCCGGGCCAGACCAAACTTGTCTACCACTCGATGACGCCTAAGAAGGCCGAGGAACTCGCCCGCCAACTCGCCGAGGGCAACCCGGGCACGCAGAACGCCCTGGGCCAGATCTTCCGCGAGAAGGCGTTGCTCAGCGGCGAGGAGAGAGTGCTGGGCAAGAACGGCGGCAGCGCACCCCTGAGCGAGGCGCCCGACCTTGACGAGATCCCCTTCTATCGCAAGCAGCTCAAGATCGCGCTGCGCAACTGCGGCTATATCGATCCGAACGACATCCGCCACTCCATCGCGCGCGGCGGCTACTACACGCTCTACAAGGTGCTCACCGAGTGGAAGCCCGACGCCGTCGTCGAGGAAATCACCAAGAGCGGCCTGCGCGGCCGGGGCGGCGGCGGGTTCCCGACGGGGCGCAAGTGGCGCTCGTGCCGCGACGCGAAAGGCCAGCATCACTACATCATCTGCAACGCCGACGAGGGTGATCCCGGGGCCTTCATGGATCGCAGCCTGCTCGAGGGCGATCCGCACAGCATGCTCGAGGGGATGATCATCGGCGCCTTCGGCATCGGCGGCGACGAAGGCTACATCTACGTCCGCAACGAGTATCCCCAGGCGATACGCAAACTCACGCGCGCCCTCGAACAGTGCCACGAATACGGCTTGCTCGGCGACAACATCTTCGGCACCGAGTTCTCGTTTGACATCACGATCAACCGCGGCGGCGGCGCGTTCGTGTGCGGCGAGTCCACCGCGCTCATGGCGTCGCTCGAAGGGCAGGTCGGCGAGCCGCGCGCCAAGTACATCCACACCGTCGAGCACGGGTTGCGCGACCAGCCGAGCTGCCTCAACAATGTTGAGACGTGGGCCAACGTGCCTGCCGTCATGGGCAAGGGCGCCGACTGGTTCACCTCGATCGGCACAGGCGGCAGCAAGGGCACGAAAGTGTTCAGCCTCGTCGGCACGATCCGGACCACGGGCCTGATCGAGGTGCCGATGGGCATCTCAATCCGCGAGGTGCTCGAGGATATCGGCGGCGGTGTGCGCGAGGGCCACCGGTTCAAAGCCGTGCAGACCGGCGGCCCTTCGGGCGGCACGATCCTCGTCGACGAACGCGGCGCCACCGTCCGCACCGAGCCCGCGACCGGCGCCTACACGGTCGGCATCATGCCGGAGAGCCTGCTCGACTTGCCGATCGACTTCGACAGCCTCACCGAGGCCGGCTCGATGATGGGCTCTGGCGGCTTGATCGTGATGGACGAGACGAGCTGCATGGTCGACGTCGCCCGCTACTTCCTCAGGTTTCTTGCCGAGGAGAGTTGCGGCAAGTGCCTCCCGTGCCGCGAAGGTCTGCGCCAGATGGTCAACATCCTCGACCGCATCTGTGAGGGCAAGGGCGAGCACGGCGACATCGAGCTGCTTGAGGAACTCGGCAACGTGGTGATGGACACATCGCTCTGCGCGCTCGGCGGCACGGCGGCCAACCCGCCGCTGTCGACGATCCGGTATTTCCGCGACGAGTACGAGGCGCACATCTACGACAAGAACTGCCCCGCCGGTGTGTGCAAGGCGCTGATCGCCTACGGGGTCAACGCCGAGGCGTGCACGGGTTGCGGCCTGTGCCTGAAGGCGTGTCCGACGGACGCCGTGTTCACACGCAAGCCCAAGGCGGGCGAGAGCACGCCGAAGCTGCGCGAGGGCCGCGACCTTCACGACATTTCGCAGGACAAGTGCATCAAGTGCGGGGCCTGTTTCGAAGCCTGCACGTTCGACGCCGTGGTCAAGGAGTAG
- a CDS encoding oxidoreductase codes for MGKPKVAFYWCASCGGCEEAVVDLAEDILKVVDAVDIVLWPVALDFKLKDVKAMKDGEIAVSFINGAVRTEEQEEWVKLLRRKSGLVVAFGACAHLGGVPGLANFFDRKAIFDRAYDKVPSADNPNKTRPQTRTEVPEGVLTLPAFFNTVRTLDQVIDVDYYLPGCAPPPDLIMGAVTAILKGELPPKGTVLAPTKALCDTCPLKESKPEKMLIHEFKRVATSTPDPTVCYLAQGYVCLGPATRSGCGERCINANMTCRGCFGPTPEAIDLGVKALSAMASILDTNDADEITRIMDTMPDPAGVFYMYCLPSSVLRRRKVEAIPRTESAHV; via the coding sequence GTGGGCAAGCCCAAAGTCGCCTTCTACTGGTGCGCCAGTTGCGGCGGGTGCGAGGAAGCGGTCGTCGATCTGGCCGAGGATATCCTCAAGGTCGTCGATGCCGTTGACATCGTGCTCTGGCCCGTGGCGCTCGACTTCAAGCTCAAGGACGTCAAGGCGATGAAGGACGGCGAGATTGCCGTAAGCTTCATCAACGGGGCGGTGCGCACCGAGGAGCAGGAGGAGTGGGTCAAGCTGCTGCGCAGGAAGTCGGGGTTGGTCGTGGCCTTCGGCGCGTGCGCGCACCTAGGCGGCGTGCCCGGGCTGGCGAACTTCTTTGACCGCAAGGCGATCTTCGATCGCGCCTACGACAAGGTTCCGAGCGCCGACAACCCGAACAAGACCCGGCCGCAGACGAGGACCGAGGTGCCCGAGGGCGTGCTCACGCTGCCCGCCTTCTTCAACACGGTGCGGACGCTCGACCAGGTCATTGACGTGGATTATTACCTGCCCGGCTGCGCGCCGCCGCCGGACCTGATCATGGGAGCCGTCACGGCGATCCTCAAAGGCGAGCTGCCGCCCAAGGGCACGGTACTCGCTCCGACGAAGGCGCTGTGCGACACCTGTCCGCTCAAGGAATCGAAACCCGAGAAGATGCTCATCCACGAGTTCAAACGCGTGGCGACGAGTACGCCGGACCCGACGGTGTGCTATCTCGCGCAAGGCTACGTCTGTCTCGGCCCGGCGACCCGCTCGGGCTGCGGCGAACGCTGCATCAACGCCAACATGACGTGCCGCGGCTGCTTCGGGCCGACGCCCGAAGCCATTGACCTGGGCGTGAAGGCCCTGTCGGCCATGGCGTCCATCCTCGACACGAATGATGCCGACGAGATCACGCGGATCATGGATACCATGCCCGACCCGGCCGGCGTCTTCTACATGTACTGCTTGCCCTCGTCCGTGCTGCGGCGTCGCAAGGTGGAAGCCATTCCGAGAACGGAGAGCGCTCATGTCTAA
- a CDS encoding CoB--CoM heterodisulfide reductase iron-sulfur subunit A family protein → MTDKPACRIGCYICHCGTNIAQMVDVAAVAKFAEGEANVVVARHYKYMCSDPGQEMIVNDIKEQKLDRIVVASCSPRMHEPTFQGACQRAGLNKYLFEMANIREHCAWVHEERAVATEKAKALVRAALRRVAFHEPLEDRVVPIHPDAVVIGGGIAGITAALNIADGGSKVYLVERDPSIGGHMGQFDKTFPTLDCSACILTPKMTSVGQHPNIELLTCAEVTNVDGYIGAFKVKINKKARYVDVEKCTGCGVCWTLCPSRATPRRKTIRIKTKFGDQLVRSATNGNGSRSEDGH, encoded by the coding sequence ATGACTGACAAACCGGCCTGCCGCATCGGATGCTACATCTGCCATTGCGGCACCAACATCGCGCAGATGGTTGACGTCGCGGCCGTCGCGAAGTTCGCCGAGGGGGAGGCCAACGTCGTCGTGGCCCGGCACTACAAGTACATGTGCTCGGACCCGGGCCAGGAGATGATCGTCAACGACATCAAGGAGCAGAAGCTCGACCGGATCGTGGTGGCCTCCTGCTCGCCGCGCATGCACGAGCCGACGTTCCAGGGCGCGTGCCAGCGGGCGGGGCTGAACAAGTACCTGTTCGAGATGGCCAACATCCGCGAGCACTGCGCGTGGGTGCACGAGGAGCGCGCGGTGGCCACGGAGAAGGCCAAGGCGCTCGTGCGCGCGGCGTTGCGGCGGGTGGCGTTCCACGAGCCGCTCGAGGACCGCGTTGTGCCGATCCATCCGGACGCCGTGGTCATCGGTGGCGGGATCGCGGGGATCACGGCGGCGCTCAACATCGCCGACGGCGGTTCGAAGGTCTACCTCGTCGAGCGCGACCCGTCGATTGGCGGTCACATGGGCCAGTTCGACAAGACGTTCCCGACGCTCGATTGCTCGGCGTGCATCCTGACGCCCAAGATGACGTCGGTGGGCCAGCACCCGAACATCGAGTTGCTCACGTGCGCCGAGGTGACGAACGTCGACGGCTACATTGGCGCCTTCAAGGTCAAGATCAACAAGAAGGCGCGCTACGTTGACGTCGAGAAGTGTACGGGGTGTGGGGTGTGTTGGACCCTGTGCCCGTCGCGGGCCACACCGCGGCGCAAGACGATCCGGATCAAGACCAAGTTCGGCGACCAGCTCGTAAGGAGTGCGACGAATGGCAACGGAAGCCGCTCTGAAGACGGACATTGA
- a CDS encoding Ni/Fe hydrogenase subunit alpha, producing the protein MSKQITIDPITRLEGHGKIEIFLDDAGNVANAYLQIPELRGFEQFAVGRLVEEMPRITPKICGVCPTTHHMCSGKTVDAVYHVDPPVPAKKIRELINSAFMFEDHTLHFYFLGGPDFVMGPDAPAATRNILGVIGKVGLEIAGQVIAIRRRTRKVISDLGGRVIHPVCNVPGGVSKGVTKELQEEYIQTAKDAVEFARFSLKLFDDVVLANKGYVDVIVGDVYKHQTYYMGLVDKNNKVSFYDGDVRVVTPTGEQFAKFKPNEYLDHIAEHVEPWSYIKFPFLKKVGWKGFVDGKDSGVYRVAPLARLNASDGMATPQAQEAYEKMFSVLGGKPAHNTLAYHWARLVELLYAAERLLELAQDPDILDPNIRTVPTETPSEGVAVVEAPRGTLYHHYKTDERGVVQEANLIVATVNNSAAIAMSVARAAKGLIKNGKVNDGLLNMVEMAFRAYDPCMACATHALGKTPLIVTLRDPSGDAIQVLRRD; encoded by the coding sequence ATGTCTAAGCAGATCACCATTGACCCGATCACGCGGCTCGAGGGCCACGGCAAGATCGAGATATTCCTCGACGATGCAGGCAACGTGGCCAACGCCTACCTGCAGATTCCCGAGCTGCGCGGGTTCGAGCAGTTCGCCGTCGGCCGGCTCGTCGAGGAGATGCCGCGCATTACCCCGAAGATCTGCGGCGTGTGCCCGACGACGCACCACATGTGTTCGGGCAAGACCGTTGACGCCGTGTATCACGTCGACCCGCCGGTGCCGGCCAAGAAGATCCGCGAGCTGATCAACTCAGCGTTCATGTTCGAGGACCACACGCTGCACTTCTACTTCCTCGGCGGGCCGGACTTCGTCATGGGGCCCGATGCGCCGGCGGCGACGCGCAACATCCTCGGCGTCATCGGTAAGGTGGGGCTCGAGATCGCGGGCCAGGTCATCGCCATCCGTCGCCGCACGCGCAAGGTGATCAGCGACCTCGGCGGACGCGTCATCCACCCGGTGTGCAACGTGCCGGGCGGTGTCTCGAAGGGGGTCACCAAGGAGCTGCAGGAAGAGTACATCCAGACCGCGAAGGACGCCGTCGAGTTCGCCAGGTTCTCGCTCAAGCTCTTCGACGACGTCGTGCTGGCGAACAAGGGTTACGTCGACGTCATCGTCGGCGACGTCTACAAGCACCAGACCTACTACATGGGCCTGGTGGACAAAAACAACAAGGTCAGCTTCTACGACGGCGACGTGCGGGTCGTGACGCCGACGGGCGAGCAGTTCGCCAAGTTCAAGCCGAACGAGTATCTCGACCATATCGCCGAGCACGTCGAGCCGTGGAGCTACATCAAGTTCCCGTTCCTCAAGAAGGTCGGCTGGAAGGGCTTCGTCGACGGCAAGGACAGCGGTGTCTACCGCGTTGCGCCGCTCGCGCGGCTCAACGCGTCCGACGGTATGGCCACGCCCCAGGCGCAGGAGGCGTACGAGAAGATGTTCTCGGTCCTCGGCGGCAAGCCGGCGCACAACACGCTTGCCTACCACTGGGCGCGCCTCGTCGAGCTGCTCTACGCGGCCGAGCGTCTCCTCGAGCTGGCGCAAGATCCTGACATTCTCGATCCGAACATCCGCACGGTGCCGACCGAGACACCGTCCGAGGGCGTAGCTGTCGTCGAGGCGCCGCGTGGCACGCTCTATCACCACTACAAGACCGACGAGCGCGGCGTCGTGCAGGAAGCCAACCTCATCGTCGCGACGGTGAACAACTCGGCGGCGATCGCCATGTCGGTCGCGCGCGCCGCAAAGGGGCTCATCAAGAACGGCAAGGTCAACGACGGTCTGCTCAACATGGTCGAGATGGCCTTCCGCGCCTATGACCCCTGCATGGCGTGCGCCACACACGCTTTGGGCAAGACGCCGCTCATTGTCACGCTGCGCGATCCGAGCGGCGACGCGATCCAAGTGCTGCGCCGCGACTGA
- a CDS encoding TolC family protein — protein sequence MPANGPMPASPISAPAMLPDEPTIDDYIAYAEQNNPAIRAARERWHAALERVRQARSLPDPRLSFGEFVESVETRVGPQEWNATLSQTFPWFGTLGLRGDAARSGAAMAAQQVEALRLKIIYQLKHDYYEYYYLARAVGVSEENVQLVADLEEVARTAYAAGRVPQAAVIKAQVELEKLRDRLRTLSEQRIPVAAKINALLGREADAPLPWPQVLPDDDEILPAAELLNQLRTANPELRALAHAANRASRAEALARKARYPDLTLGVTYVSTGDAVMPNVAGSGKDPVMVMLSVNLPVWGGRNRAVIREARAQLESAIAERGDRENMLVAELEMALFKYNDAVRKITLYRDTLVPQAKQSLNVTQQAFTAGTVAFLDLIDAQRTLLEIQLMAERALVDRAQQRAALDMLTGRGLSNGAGNTAVGNQLGADGVEK from the coding sequence GTGCCCGCGAACGGCCCGATGCCGGCGTCGCCGATATCGGCGCCGGCCATGTTGCCCGACGAGCCGACGATTGATGACTACATCGCCTACGCGGAGCAGAACAACCCAGCGATACGTGCCGCGCGGGAGCGGTGGCATGCGGCGCTGGAACGCGTCCGGCAGGCGCGCTCGCTGCCTGACCCGAGGCTGAGTTTCGGCGAGTTCGTCGAGTCGGTCGAGACGCGCGTCGGGCCGCAGGAGTGGAACGCGACGTTGTCGCAAACCTTCCCCTGGTTTGGCACGCTCGGGCTGCGCGGCGACGCTGCCCGCTCTGGCGCCGCGATGGCCGCACAACAGGTCGAGGCGCTGCGCCTCAAGATCATCTACCAACTCAAACACGACTACTACGAGTACTACTACCTCGCCCGTGCCGTCGGCGTGAGCGAGGAGAACGTGCAGCTTGTCGCCGATCTCGAGGAGGTCGCCCGCACCGCCTACGCTGCGGGCCGGGTGCCGCAAGCGGCGGTGATCAAGGCCCAGGTCGAGCTCGAGAAGCTCCGCGACCGCCTCCGCACACTTAGCGAGCAACGCATTCCCGTCGCAGCCAAGATCAACGCTCTCCTCGGGCGGGAAGCCGATGCGCCGCTGCCGTGGCCGCAGGTATTGCCCGACGATGACGAAATCCTGCCGGCCGCTGAACTCCTCAACCAGCTCCGTACAGCGAACCCCGAACTCCGTGCCCTGGCCCATGCGGCGAACAGGGCGAGCCGCGCCGAGGCACTCGCGCGCAAGGCGCGCTACCCCGACCTGACGCTCGGCGTCACCTACGTCTCGACCGGTGACGCCGTCATGCCCAACGTCGCCGGCAGCGGCAAGGACCCCGTCATGGTCATGTTGTCGGTCAACCTGCCCGTCTGGGGCGGCAGGAACCGCGCCGTCATCCGCGAGGCCCGGGCGCAGCTCGAGTCGGCCATCGCCGAACGCGGCGACCGCGAGAACATGCTGGTCGCCGAGCTCGAGATGGCGCTGTTCAAGTACAACGACGCGGTGCGCAAGATCACCCTGTACCGCGACACGCTGGTTCCCCAGGCCAAGCAGAGCCTCAACGTGACCCAGCAGGCTTTCACGGCCGGCACGGTGGCCTTCCTTGACCTGATCGACGCCCAACGCACGCTGCTCGAGATCCAGCTCATGGCCGAACGGGCGCTCGTGGACCGCGCTCAGCAGCGCGCCGCACTCGATATGCTGACCGGGCGCGGGCTGTCGAATGGCGCGGGAAACACTGCGGTCGGGAATCAACTTGGTGCTGATGGTGTTGAGAAATGA
- a CDS encoding hydrogenase iron-sulfur subunit — MSKFEPVIVGFLCNWCSYTGADLAGTARRHYLPNLRIIRVMCSGRVEPGFVVQALQDGADGVLVAGCHPGDCHYIEGNYKTLRRMTLLKKMLEQFGIEPERVRLEWISASEANDFVRVVNEMTEEIRALGPLKLGHFEDAADAEHAGKEAATPA, encoded by the coding sequence ATGAGCAAGTTCGAACCGGTCATCGTCGGCTTTCTGTGCAACTGGTGCAGCTACACGGGCGCGGACCTTGCCGGCACGGCCCGCCGGCACTACCTGCCCAACCTGCGCATCATCCGCGTCATGTGCAGCGGGCGCGTCGAGCCGGGTTTTGTCGTCCAGGCGCTGCAGGACGGGGCCGACGGCGTGCTCGTGGCGGGATGCCATCCCGGCGACTGCCACTATATCGAGGGCAACTACAAGACGCTGCGCCGCATGACGCTGCTCAAGAAGATGCTCGAGCAGTTCGGCATCGAGCCTGAGCGGGTGCGGCTCGAATGGATCAGCGCGAGCGAGGCGAACGACTTCGTCCGGGTCGTCAACGAGATGACCGAGGAGATTCGGGCGCTCGGGCCGCTCAAGCTCGGCCACTTCGAGGACGCTGCCGACGCCGAGCACGCCGGGAAAGAAGCGGCCACGCCCGCATAG